The following DNA comes from Caretta caretta isolate rCarCar2 chromosome 10, rCarCar1.hap1, whole genome shotgun sequence.
GCCCCGCAGGAGATGGCACTAGGCTTTGAGTGCCATGCCCAGGGCGAGGAAGCTTGAGATGTCTCCCTCTGGATGTTTGTGCCTGTGCCCTGCTGTGATCCTGGTCATGTGTAGGGGGTTatggagccccaggctggctcaCTGTGATCTGGGCCGGAGGTTGTGTATAGGGGATTACGGAGACCCAGGTTGGCTCACTGTGCTCCATGGTCTGCAGTTGGCATAGAGCATAGCAGTGGCCTGAGCAGCTGGGGCCCTGTGATCTGTCCCAGGCCCTATGCACCTGCTGCCTGTAAAGGGGCACCTTGCCCCTAATGTGGCACCAGTCGGGGGGTATCTGGCAGTGCCTGCTCTGGATCCCCCTGCCTTCCAGACCTCCACCCAGCTGGGGACCTGCCCTGGTGCTGGGGTAACTCTGTCCCTGGGGCCCTGGTGCTCCCCACATATCGGTTCCTCAGCCCCAGTCTCGCCGTGCTCCTCCCTCCATGTACATTGCTGGAAATACTTCCATTGGAGGGGTGTGGCCTGGCCTTCCCCAGGTTGGGCTGAGGCCCAGGCAGATCTGCTGAGGGTGCTGTGTGGGCAGGGGGACTCGGGTGTGAGAAGCAGCTGGAGAGAGGGTCAGCTCTATATGAGCGGGGGCTCTGCCCAtgatttctcaccccccccccccggcactgctCCAGGGTGAAGGAGCTGACCCACCTGGGGGGAGGTCAAGAGGGGGTTGGCCTGTGCCAGGTGAGCAGCACAGCGGCTGGagggggagcagccagcagaATCATCTCAACCAGAGGACCTTTCACCTCCTTGTGCTCAGTGCCCTCCCACCCATCCCAGAGGCCCTTATGCTCCCCAAATATTGGTTCCTCTCTTGCTAGGCCTTCCCAGGGCCTGCGTAGTCCCTCTGCTACCACCCACATCTCCAGGCAGAAGCCTGATATGAGCCCATTAATTGATGGGGGGTTGACCAATGGGAGTAGCTGGTTGCCGCAGGTGTTCCCCAGGTGGAGTCCCCAGGGAGTAATGCTGGGGGGTGACTCCTGCCCTGCAGCATCTCCCCCAAGAAGGCATGGTCCCTGAAGGCGGATCCCTATTCTGGGCTCATGACACGCAAGGAGAAGGATTGGGTGATCAAGGTGCAGATGATACAGTTGCAGAGTGAGAATCCTCACCTGGATGACTACTATTACCAGGTGagtggtggagtgggggtggcagGGCCCATCCAATGCCTCCTCTCCCTAGAGTGGGCAGAGATCTCCCTGGCTGGGTGGGGCTTGGGTttcccccacagctccagctgggCAGAGCCCACTatccccaggctgctccccagcCAGGTCAGTTCTGCCCCACAGGGTGCACCACTGCACAGCTCTGCCCCAGCTGTTGGAGTGGAGGAGGGTGCTTGTGCCCTGTCCTGATGCTGGCCATTCCCAGAGCATGGGGCCTGGTGAGGAGgatgcagaggggcagccaggaaCCCTGGACTGAGAGTGGAGGCAGGAGAATTAGACTGGCCAGATTGGCCCCTCCTGGTGCAGAAACCCACTTGGGGCAGATGGACCAATtaaactgctccccaccccagaaggAGCCCCGGGGCTGATGTTGGACTGGGTGGAGCCCTTCCCCCGCTTTGGGCCACtgcaatgcatctgatgaagtgagctgtagttcacgaaagcttatgctcaaataaattttcagctctgaggtgccacaagtcctccttttctttttgcaagggcATCATAAGCTTTGAGAAGGGGGCGAGGGGTAAAACCGAAGTGCCTCCTCCCTCTCCGGGGCTGGCTGCTGCAGTggtgagccagctgccctcttctGGTGCCACAGAAGCCCCTAgtgggcaaaaggtgtaattGCATCACCACCCCAGCAGAATCTGTTattctgcaggggacatgaattcagGTCTcatgtttcttttgttaaaaagttggggggggaggggcatagaCCCCTAGTCCCCCGGTGCCAGTGGCCACGGCTACTGCAGTGCGCTCAGCCCCATAGCAGGCCTGTGCCTGGCCTGCTGCCTCCTCTCACAACTGTTTTGCCGTCCTGTCCTTCATAGGCCTATTACCACAGGCTGGAGCGGAAGCAGGCCGAGGAGGAGCTACTTGGAGGGCGCAACAAGCAGGAGCCCCCTAAGCTGGTCACACCGTACATCCAGAAGATGGAGATCTATGATTCTGGTAAGGATGAGGGGAAGGGCACTGCCTGAGGCAGGCAGAAGGGGCCTTGGGTGGGTTCTCAGCATGTCTGCCTCTCTTTCAGTGGTGCGGATTGCAGGCTCGCTGGGCCAGGTTGCTGTGTCCACGTGTTACAGCCCCCGCAGGGCAATCGACGCTGTGCACCACGCCCTGCAGGAGGAGGTATGTATGGGGCGGCCGTGCTCCccgagcctgccctggccctctgTGCAGCCACTCAGTGGGAACTTTCTCAGCTGCCTTAAAGCTTCTTGGAGGAGATtgggacccctgcccccttcTGTAGCTGCTCTAGCTAGTGAGTCTCCAACACCCATGgctctggctctgtcactggtgAGATTAGCCCAGCACTGGGGATGGGGCAAGTAGCTGGGTCAGGTGGGGTCAGCTCCTGGGCTTCACGCAGCTTGACAGGGGCCCTTTGAAGTGCTCCCCATGTGGGTTGCTCAGTGTCCTGCTGCCATCACATCCGATCAAGCCTAGTAGTAGCTTGAGCAGAGAACTGTGGCCTGGAGACTGCTGTGTCTTGCAGTGGCTGTAACTGGTtgtcttcccttctcccctctggATCTGAAGGCTGCGGGGAACCAGCGACTTCGGGCACTGCACAGAATCGAGAAGGTGAGAGGGCGCCTTGGGCACCGCCATGCCTTCAGGGCAAGACGTTTCCCCTCAGCTGATGTGCTGGGGGGAGCAAGGGCAGGGGAATGGCAGCGGTGGAAGGCGGGTTCATTAGAAGCTGGATATCGGCTCCTTTCAACTTCTGCAAGCCCTGTGTGGCCTGCAACTTGGCTTGTCCAGCATCTCAGGGCAGAGATGCTTGTGGGGAGGGTTTTGAGAGACGAGTCCGACAGCATCTCAGGGCAAAGCCAGGGGATGTTCTGTGGAAGGTCCCAGCTTGCATGTGGCTTTGGTGCAGACATGCCTGCTCTGCCATATTCATCTGCCGCCTTGAGCTTAGGGCACGGGGCTATTCTGAAGAAGGTCAGATAGTCAGTATGTTAGTGGCTGTGGACAGTGGATCTCTGGCTTCTCTGAGTCCCCTGCAGAGTTCACAAGTCCATAAGAAGCTATGTattagagaaaaaagaaaaggagtacttgtggcaccttagagactaaccaatttatttgagcataagctttcgtgagctacagctcacttcatcggatgcatactgtggaaactgcagaagacattatatacacagagaccatgaaacaatacctcctcccatcccactctcctgctggtaatagcttatctaaagtgaagctattaccagcaggagagtgggatgggaggaggtattgtttcatggtctctgtgtatataatgtcttctgcagtttccacagtatgcatccgatgaagtgagctgtagctcacgaaagcttatgctcaaataaattggttagtctctaaggtgccacaagtactccttttctttttgcgaatacagactaacacggctgttactctgaaacctatgtattAGAGCTAGTCCAGGAGACCCAAGTGGCTGAGTGAGCACCCCTGGCTGATGGAGGTCCTGGATCCCTGCAGTGAGGGTGGGGTGAGACTTACCTGAGGGTCGCAGGTCCCTCCCCAACTCCAATGGGCAGTCTCTGTTGTACGTAGGAGCTGTGGCTGGGATCTCTTGGGATGTCCTAGCTTCTTGTGTCTCACAGCCAGGCTCCTTGTCACAGGCCGAGTGCTGGGGGAGGAATATAGAGTGTAGGGCTACTGTCTATCCAGAGAGGCTCATATGGGATCTCATTATTCCTCCCCCCTTCATATCTACTGGGGCTCATATGGGATCTCAttattcctcctccctcccacccacctacTAGCTTCTCTCCTGCTTCCCCAGATGTTCCTGCAGCTGCTGGAAGTGGAGGAGACTCAGCGAAAGATGAGCCTGCTCCCTGAAGAGCAGCACCCTCGTTTCCATGAGAAGAAGAGCCATGAAGTGGGTCGCATCTACCAGGCCCTGAAGATCAGGGCATGCGACAGTGAGGAGTGAGTTTGCTGGTGCACATTTGTGCACCGTCTCTGTgcacagctggccctggggaagggggcagaggggccaTCTGGGGAGGGTGGCAGGTACCAGCCCCATGGCGAAGTACGCCCCTCACCCAAGGAGATGTTGTTAGAACAGCAGATCTCTTGGGCCAGATGGGAACGCCCTGTTCCCTGTCACCTGGCACTGGTGAGTTTGGGAATCAGATACATTCCTGTCTGCAAACTCAGTGCTCCACATCCGGCTGTGCCACATCAAACACTCTGGGGCTAAGCCAGCTACCCACCTGATGGGAGCCAGATCCCCTGCTAGACACTGGGGCCCTGTGCTGCCTTCTCCTGGCGGCTACTTCCTTCCCACATCCAAGCCATGCAGGATCCTGTTGAAACTCCCCTGCTGGAGGCACAGGCCTGTGCCTGTAACCCCAGGTCCCCACTTTCCTGGCAGCACTTCCCGCTGCCAGTGGAGTAAGGGTAGATGGGAGGGTGCTGGGTCCTGTGGGGTCTGGGCAGCTCAGGGATCTCCCACAGGGAGGCGGAAGACGAGTTCCTGCAGGTCCTATGTGTGCGGAAGGGGAAGAAACTGACCGCGCGGCTGCTGCCGCACCTGGCACGGGAGCAGGCAGAGAAGATCCTGGTCACTGTCACCCGCCACCTGCCTTTCCTCATGAGGAAGGACGTGCTGGATGAGGTAATGGCCTGCTGTGGATAGGGAGAGGCTGGCCCCAGGTTGGGGcaccacttccccctcccccatgtcactcccctggagcagagcagggaatttgcCCTCCGCATGCAATCCAAACTGGGCCCTAGATCCTAGAGGGGCCATTCTGCAGGCACCAGGTACTGATGAACTGGAGGGAGCTCAGGAGAAGGCCTCGACCATTGTAGGAAACTGGGGAATGAGAGAGGGTTGGCATGAGGCAGAAGGGTCTGCCTGGGCAGTGTGTCTAAGGCTGGGATCCAAGTGCCTGGCATGGGTGAGGGATACAGGGTTATAACTAGGGCAATGGGGAGAAGCTGGGAAAGTGGGGATGtagccagggctgcagggaaagtcctggcTGGGCATGGCCAGGCTGTGGCCTAGTCTGCAGATTGCGGTGCTGGCGGGTCCCTTGTTCGACTGGTCCGGGGAATAGACTGTAGGGTGCAATCCTGCCCTGGTCCCAGGCCTATGGCTGGAGGATCTGTGGTGTGTGGGCCCTGcttctgggctgggaggggggcatTTTGTTTACACCTGCAGCCGCCCACATGCACTTTCCTGTTTCAGTTGGGAGGGGCAGGTCTCCTGGCCCCGGGGAGCACTCGATAGCACTCCCCAGTGTCCCCTGTAGGGAGTAGGGGTTGAGCCCACCTGTATGGTGTTAGGTCTGGGGGCTGGCTTTAACCTTgctgtctcccctctccccatgctgGTGTTTAGTCCCTGCCTGTCCTGTATGGCCCCCTCAGCGAGATGGTGGGCCGGATGACCTTCAGCGAGCTCATCGAGGTCCTGCAGGAGCTGACCAGGCCGCTGGCTGGCTCCACCGAGCTGCCGCTCACCATGACCTTTAAGAATCAGGTGTGTGGGGCTGGGTAGGGCAGGAAGCGGGGTCCAGAAGGGCCTCTGGGAGGGGAAGCCAGTGAGCTCAGCGCTGTCCTGGAGGATGAGATTCTGCACCCCTCTCCAGGCACTCTGGGGTGGGTACTGGGCCCTGCGGAGGGCACACTCCCTCCTCGGGCTGGGCCTGGCCTGGCTGTGGCTGCCGTTTCTAACCCATGGCCACTCCTGTGCTTCCCCACAGTTTGGGATCTCGCTCCTGTACGCCCTGCTGAGTCACGGCGAGAGGCTGCTCTCCTCCGACATGCCACTGGAGCCACACAGCGGGGACTTCGAGAAGTGGTGAGGGGTCACAGGGAGGGATTTGGCCCAGGCAGCGCCCTGTGGGGAAGGGTCTCTGGGTAGCACACAGCATGCCGTGTTGACTAGCaccggggggcagggtgggggggcagccagGCACTCACTGGTGGGTTTGTCTCCCCAGGACGGACACTGTGTTCCTGGTTGCCAGGGAGCTGTCCCAAGTGCCCAAGACCGCCCTGGTGGagcctctcttcctccccagcaACCTCCTATCTTTGTTCTGCCGCTACCTGGACAAGCAGACCATCCACCACCTGGAGGCCAAGATGGAGTGAGTGCTGGTCTCCTGTGCTGCGCTGCGGGGCtcctggggcactggctgtggccAGGCTGTAGTAGCTGTCGTGCTGACCAGCGCCCATGGCTGCCCACAGAAGGCGTGCCAGAGCTGCCTGGGGCAGTCACTGGCTTCCCCTGGGCTGTTGAGGCAGGAAGGGGTGTAGCTCTCCTGTCAGGAACACAAGCCAGGCAGAGTCCTTCCGAAGTGGGAAAGAGATGAAGGGTAACTCTGCTAGCTGGGCCTTCAGGCCTGTTGGGCCTGGATCCTCTGGAAGGTGCCTGGTATTGTGGCTGTCTGAGCTTTGCCCGTTCAGGCTGCCCAGTAACCTCCCAGCGTGGTAGCAGGAATGTGAGGAGTGGGCAAGCATTGGCCCAGCCCAGGAGCCTTTTGGGGCCCTGTGAGTGGCTTGTGGCTTGGCCAGGCTGTCAGCATTACACAGCCATCCCGGTGCCCTGGGACATCCTGGCTCCTCCTACACCAGGGCAGCTCCTTGGTCCAGTCATTTCAAGTGACTGGTTTGTTGTCTGTCTTCCCTGCTGGGGGCTGCCTGGCATCTGCTGCGAGGGAGTCGTCACATGCAGAGGGGCCAGGCATGTTCTTATAACACATGCTGATGGTACCAAGCAAGAGGCCCTTGTAGCAGCATAGCTCTGTCCTGTACCAGACGTGGTCTGGgccagggaaaggggaaatgaCTCCCCGGTGGCAGGTGGTCTGTTACAGTAACATTAGCTGGGGATGAAGCGAGAACAGCCCCTGAATGCTGCCAACCCAGAACAGTGGGCATTAGAGCATGGGGCCTGCAGGGGCCATATCCCAGCTGGTGCATTAGCCCATTCCTAATAGGCTGGTCTTGCCCTGCAGGTGCTCCCCTCTGCCCTCGGAGGCTGCCATGCCATGCTGAGacctcccagccctgggaagtGGATGAGACCAGCTTCCTGGGCAGCAGTGCCCATCTTTTCTGAGACGCACAAGCAGGGGACATCACCTTGTGACTTTGTTTCCAAATCAGACACTATCCCCGGCACAAGGGGACTTCGTGTTTTTTGCCCCAGCACCGGGAGGAGCGAGACTCAGGGTCTGATCACAGCCCTCTCCAGCGCTGGTGTCTGGGGGCACAGCACAAGGGACACGGGTAACTTATTTGGGCCTCGCCCCGCAGAGGCAAGCACTGGAGCACAGCGGGCACAAGGCAGATCTGTACAGTGGGCACGGGGAGCACCTGGTGGCGGGCAATTGAGGTTGACTGTGTACAGCACTCGCTAAAATAAAGGCGATTAACAAGACCCCTTGGCCTCGGTATGTGAAGTCTCCAGCTTGGGCAAGCCCCCAGGGTTCTGTGAACAAGGAGTTGGAGTCACAGGGCATGGAAGTGCAGCCAAGAGACCACATGCTCCCACCAAGCTCCTGGCACATGGCTCCTCAGCAGCTGCTCCGTCACACACCTTCTCTGTTTGGGCACAGCTCTGGTGTGTGCAGCCCCCACAGAGAACCTTCCTGGGCCAAACCGCAACAGTTTTGTGTGTCGGCATGGAGTGGGGCATGTGGATAGACTGGCTGCCCGAGCTCCAGGCTCTGCAAATGACCGATCTAACTCCTCTCTCTCGGATGCAGCACCGAGGCAGGCGCACAGAATGCCAGCTTATGTTGAGTGGTCTGTTTGGGGTCAGCCTGGAGAACAATCAGTGATGGAAAACTCCCATGCCCCATCTACTCTGGACACAACAATGAGCTGCCACTCTCAGGTTTCCTGTCATCCTAATGGGATAGTCCCTCCTCACTACCTGCATGCTCTGATCAACTGGGAATTAGTTAATGATGCTGGCAGTTTAAAGGTGATCATTAGGCTTCAGAGACAGCTATCCAGGGAGCTGAGTAGAAGCAGTTCAGATGTGTCCCAAACTTACTGTCgcaggctgtttgcagactcaggcagatggcACTACACAAGTTATATGTGGGTCACAGATTGAAAG
Coding sequences within:
- the PATL2 gene encoding protein PAT1 homolog 2 isoform X2; the encoded protein is MEEEVAKAPAPPDKGPELSLVSKNEAAVVAAVAVEDEDEYKVTEQPGLGAEEEQPMLEEMEEAGEEGEAEPGARHDDFADMEEEIGIDEHEEEEEEEEEEEEQHDEDNEEQNDLGDPAVMRAVHSKPTLESLDSAVLDSRIGSTWGEFEGDDLMAADSCAWTSSPSSILSRHMLEDKAILQALDRGPPMSHMNLDFLVSPAQRGYLGSPGLKRPDFRMMSPKSFPQRFMRQQSPMMPRSMASSRPYTPPRRASPLFTPNQSSGYVSPTPFRPMSRNISTPMQPLAMHFGPMSPSLEPPLFFSPPAGCQLKFSVPSHMTQLHPQHQRILNQRQQRGQAQSISPKKAWSLKADPYSGLMTRKEKDWVIKVQMIQLQSENPHLDDYYYQAYYHRLERKQAEEELLGGRNKQEPPKLVTPYIQKMEIYDSVVRIAGSLGQVAVSTCYSPRRAIDAVHHALQEEAAGNQRLRALHRIEKMFLQLLEVEETQRKMSLLPEEQHPRFHEKKSHEVGRIYQALKIRACDSEEEAEDEFLQVLCVRKGKKLTARLLPHLAREQAEKILVTVTRHLPFLMRKDVLDESLPVLYGPLSEMVGRMTFSELIEVLQELTRPLAGSTELPLTMTFKNQFGISLLYALLSHGERLLSSDMPLEPHSGDFEKWTDTVFLVARELSQVPKTALVEPLFLPSNLLSLFCRYLDKQTIHHLEAKMECSPLPSEAAMPC
- the PATL2 gene encoding protein PAT1 homolog 2 isoform X1; this translates as MAEEDEEIDLYNEMTFGLDRDSMEEEVAKAPAPPDKGPELSLVSKNEAAVVAAVAVEDEDEYKVTEQPGLGAEEEQPMLEEMEEAGEEGEAEPGARHDDFADMEEEIGIDEHEEEEEEEEEEEEQHDEDNEEQNDLGDPAVMRAVHSKPTLESLDSAVLDSRIGSTWGEFEGDDLMAADSCAWTSSPSSILSRHMLEDKAILQALDRGPPMSHMNLDFLVSPAQRGYLGSPGLKRPDFRMMSPKSFPQRFMRQQSPMMPRSMASSRPYTPPRRASPLFTPNQSSGYVSPTPFRPMSRNISTPMQPLAMHFGPMSPSLEPPLFFSPPAGCQLKFSVPSHMTQLHPQHQRILNQRQQRGQAQSISPKKAWSLKADPYSGLMTRKEKDWVIKVQMIQLQSENPHLDDYYYQAYYHRLERKQAEEELLGGRNKQEPPKLVTPYIQKMEIYDSVVRIAGSLGQVAVSTCYSPRRAIDAVHHALQEEAAGNQRLRALHRIEKMFLQLLEVEETQRKMSLLPEEQHPRFHEKKSHEVGRIYQALKIRACDSEEEAEDEFLQVLCVRKGKKLTARLLPHLAREQAEKILVTVTRHLPFLMRKDVLDESLPVLYGPLSEMVGRMTFSELIEVLQELTRPLAGSTELPLTMTFKNQFGISLLYALLSHGERLLSSDMPLEPHSGDFEKWTDTVFLVARELSQVPKTALVEPLFLPSNLLSLFCRYLDKQTIHHLEAKMECSPLPSEAAMPC